The Sulfitobacter sp. SK011 genome has a window encoding:
- a CDS encoding HGGxSTG domain-containing protein, protein MLEDLSKPVIVQSMAGAELKAIRRKSGYSQTQMGQMIECSRHAVSYWECQGTISTRRLRYGVPKRMGEVLGFTVLPYFHAPHARGDGVLLPNRLTSTRTRGDGVLEWTDAEQSALDREVARLNEKAAIAAARYRQLCGSNTRKGNPCRNMSEPGRRRCKFHGGRSTGPKTPEGKARIADAQKARWAAYRAAQGS, encoded by the coding sequence ATGCTAGAAGACCTGTCTAAACCTGTCATCGTGCAGAGCATGGCCGGGGCCGAATTGAAGGCCATACGGCGCAAGTCGGGATACAGTCAGACCCAAATGGGCCAGATGATCGAGTGCAGCCGCCATGCCGTGTCCTATTGGGAATGCCAGGGAACAATCAGCACCCGCCGCCTACGCTATGGGGTGCCTAAGCGCATGGGCGAAGTGCTTGGGTTTACGGTTTTGCCGTATTTCCACGCACCACACGCGCGGGGGGATGGGGTATTATTGCCGAACAGGTTGACCAGTACGCGCACGCGGGGGGATGGGGTATTAGAATGGACGGACGCAGAGCAGTCCGCGCTTGATCGGGAAGTGGCCCGATTAAATGAAAAGGCAGCCATTGCCGCAGCCCGATATCGACAGCTTTGCGGTTCAAATACTCGCAAGGGTAACCCGTGCCGCAATATGTCAGAGCCGGGACGCAGGCGGTGCAAATTTCACGGGGGCCGCTCTACGGGGCCAAAGACGCCAGAGGGCAAGGCACGTATTGCAGATGCCCAAAAGGCGCGCTGGGCGGCTTACAGAGCCGCTCAGGGGAGTTAA